A stretch of Macadamia integrifolia cultivar HAES 741 chromosome 7, SCU_Mint_v3, whole genome shotgun sequence DNA encodes these proteins:
- the LOC122083093 gene encoding G-box-binding factor 1-like isoform X7, which translates to MVLHFHILLYILMEDFTLILTWLCFSLQSQGAPPTAAEVEGNAPDGKDRTSTKKSNESLGNTGGKPRERGKAASGSENDGPSSSSAESGSDGTSAASDQNTNQQELTGKKKRSFDQMLADGANAQNANTAQYSGAAVESSFSAREQPATNVQVSVPGKSVVAIPATNLNIGMDLWNTSSGGVPMKTGSNASGVSPAVAPAPVVGREGFVAEHLWIQDERELKKQRRKQSNRESARRSRLRKQAECEELQSKVEALSNENNALKDELKRLAEECTKLTSENSSIMEELTRLYGPDVVANLETKFMKTVINSVHGGGGDVQDTSRGGGSVSCQKEGNFFYSSGKLDSGSNKHETILFYSTNL; encoded by the exons ATGGTACTCCACTTCCATATCCTGCTCTATATCCTCATGGAGGACTTTACGCTCATCCTAACATGGCTATG CTTTTCTCTGCAGTCTCAGGGTGCACCACCAACAGCTGCAGAGGTGGAAGGAAATGCCCCTGATGGAAAAGACCGGACTTCAACGAAGAAATCAAATGAAAGTTTGGGAAATACTGGTGGCAAGCCTAGAGAAAGAGGGAAGGCTGCTTCTGGTTCTGAAAACGATGGTCCTTCATCAAG TAGTGCTGAAAGTGGAAGTGATGGTACATCAGCTGCAAGTGATCAGAATACTAACCAGCAA GAGCTTactgggaagaagaagaggagcttCGACCAGATGCTTGCAGATG GTGCAAACGCACAGAACGCCAACACGGCTCAATACAGTGGTGCAGCTGTTGAATCATCTTTCAGTGCAAGGGAGCAACCGGCTACAAATGTCCAAGTTTCGGTGCCAGGAAAGTCTGTGGTAGCTATACCTGCAACTAATTTGAACATAGGAATGGACCTTTGGAATACATCCTCTGGAGGTGTGCCCATGAAGACTGGATCAAATGCATCTGGTGTCTCACCAGCGGTGGCTCCAGCACCAGTGGTTGGACGGGAGGGGTTTGTAGCTGAACACCTCTGGATTCAA GATGAACGTGAACTGAAGAAGCAGAGGAGAAAGCAATCTAATCGGGAATCAGCTAGAAGGTCAAGATTACGTAAACAG GCTGAATGTGAAGAGCTACAATCGAAGGTGGAGGCACTGTCGAATGAAAATAATGCACTCAAAGATGAGCTGAAAAGGCTTGCTGAGGAATGCACAAAGCTGACATCTGAAAATAGTTCCataatg GAGGAGCTGACTCGTTTGTACGGACCAGATGTTGTGGCTAATCTAGAAACTAAATTTATGAAGACGGTTATCAATTCTGTACACGGTGGAGGCGGCGATGTACAAGATACTTCAAGGGGAGGTGGCTCAGTTTCTTGTCAGAAGGAAGGGAATTTCTTTTACTCTAGTGGGAAGCTTGATTCAGGTTCTAATAAACATGAGACAATCCTTTTTTATAGTACTAATTTATAG